From the Priestia koreensis genome, one window contains:
- a CDS encoding pyridoxamine 5'-phosphate oxidase family protein has protein sequence MLQDQIVHVLDHHRVGILTTLHENKPHSRLMTFSHEDLVLYSPINRRTFSVEEIEKQETVHILLGYEWNGSENSYVEIEALAKVEESEEIKERFWTDDLLAWIDEPKEHNYLLVQFTPQSIRFFKDGKSKAQTL, from the coding sequence ATGCTTCAAGATCAAATCGTACATGTTCTTGATCATCATCGAGTAGGAATACTAACCACTCTTCATGAAAACAAGCCACATTCTCGACTGATGACCTTTTCACATGAAGACTTGGTGCTTTATTCACCTATAAATCGAAGGACATTTAGTGTAGAAGAAATAGAAAAGCAAGAGACTGTGCATATTTTATTGGGATATGAATGGAATGGATCAGAAAATTCTTATGTCGAAATCGAGGCGTTAGCGAAAGTCGAGGAAAGTGAAGAGATAAAGGAACGCTTTTGGACCGATGATCTACTCGCATGGATTGATGAACCAAAAGAGCACAATTATCTTCTTGTTCAATTTACACCCCAATCAATACGCTTCTTTAAAGATGGCAAAAGTAAAGCTCAAACCTTGTAA
- a CDS encoding OsmC family protein, whose amino-acid sequence MEFKMKEVGFTTDLEYGELHVAGDEAHGFRPFQLMVSSIAVCSGGVLRTILKKKRIEIDDISIQANVERNEAKANRIEKIHLHYVITGNDLPEEKIAQSIELARKNCPMVQSVINSIEVEETFELKQ is encoded by the coding sequence ATGGAATTTAAAATGAAGGAAGTTGGATTTACAACGGATTTAGAGTATGGTGAACTTCATGTTGCAGGAGATGAAGCGCATGGATTTCGGCCTTTTCAATTGATGGTATCATCGATCGCCGTATGTAGTGGAGGAGTGCTACGCACCATTTTAAAAAAGAAGCGCATTGAGATTGACGATATCAGCATTCAAGCGAATGTAGAAAGAAATGAAGCAAAAGCAAACCGTATTGAAAAAATCCATCTTCACTATGTCATTACCGGAAATGATTTGCCAGAAGAAAAGATTGCCCAGTCCATTGAGCTAGCACGCAAAAACTGTCCTATGGTTCAATCGGTTATTAACAGCATTGAGGTTGAAGAAACGTTTGAATTGAAGCAATAA
- the cax gene encoding calcium/proton exchanger yields MINKLFMIFVIIGVPLSVVGSIMHWSQILMFVIYCLTIIALAGFMGRATESLAIISGPRIGGLLNATFGNAVELIISIFALQAGLTEVVLASLTGSVLGNLLLVGGLSFFIGGLKYKRQQFNIYDARHNSALLIFAVIVAFVIPEIFAQRMPEDKTLTLSIGVSIVLIILYLAALLFRLVTHRGVYQHKNDVSEEHEEPEWGKLRAIMVLLLSTVAVAYVSENLVHTFETVADKFGWSELFIGVIIVAIVGNAAEHASAILMAYKDKMGVAVEIAVGSTLQVAMFVAPVLVLVSLLFSTSMPLVFTIPELVSMITAVFLTISISNDGDTNWFEGATLLGAYIIMGLGFYLL; encoded by the coding sequence GTGATTAATAAGTTATTTATGATTTTTGTCATTATCGGTGTTCCACTTTCAGTGGTTGGAAGTATTATGCACTGGTCACAAATTTTAATGTTTGTCATTTATTGCTTAACCATTATCGCATTAGCTGGGTTCATGGGTAGAGCAACAGAAAGCTTGGCGATTATATCAGGCCCTCGAATTGGTGGACTTCTAAATGCAACCTTCGGGAATGCTGTTGAGCTGATTATTTCGATTTTTGCTTTACAGGCAGGTCTTACCGAAGTCGTTCTTGCATCGTTAACGGGGTCTGTTTTAGGAAATCTGCTACTTGTAGGGGGGCTGTCCTTTTTTATCGGAGGACTCAAGTATAAGCGTCAGCAATTCAACATTTATGATGCAAGGCATAATTCGGCGCTCTTAATTTTTGCAGTTATTGTCGCGTTCGTTATCCCTGAGATTTTTGCTCAGCGTATGCCTGAAGATAAGACGTTAACCCTTAGTATAGGTGTATCGATCGTTCTTATTATTTTGTATTTAGCGGCTCTTTTATTTCGACTTGTTACACACCGAGGAGTTTATCAGCATAAAAATGACGTGAGCGAAGAGCACGAAGAACCGGAATGGGGAAAGCTGAGAGCAATTATGGTGCTCCTTCTTTCAACGGTTGCTGTTGCTTATGTGTCTGAAAATCTTGTACATACCTTTGAAACAGTGGCCGATAAATTTGGTTGGAGTGAACTGTTTATAGGGGTTATTATCGTAGCGATTGTTGGAAATGCAGCCGAGCATGCTTCTGCAATCTTAATGGCGTACAAAGACAAAATGGGCGTTGCGGTTGAAATTGCGGTCGGATCTACGCTTCAAGTGGCTATGTTTGTTGCACCTGTTTTAGTCCTTGTTTCGCTTCTATTCTCAACGAGTATGCCGCTCGTCTTCACCATTCCAGAGTTGGTGTCCATGATTACAGCTGTCTTTTTGACGATTTCGATCTCCAATGATGGAGATACGAACTGGTTTGAAGGAGCAACGCTGCTCGGAGCTTACATTATTATGGGTCTTGGTTTTTATCTACTCTAA
- a CDS encoding MFS transporter — protein MLLHIKFRFWILVTIVSISGFSQGMLLPIISVILEQDGVSSALNGLNATGLYIGVLLASPFMERPLQRYGYKPLIVVGGLLVILSLFSFITWKAFWFWFALRLLIGIGDHMLHFGTQTWITAFSTQKDRGRNISIYGLFFGIGFAVGPSASFLLKINPSLPFIVSSGISLLAWLTVFLLKNERPQGAVEAEAFVESFKRFGKTFKYAWVAFLPPLGYGFLEATLNGSFPVYALRNGYEVNQISILLPAFAFGSIIFQLPLGILSDKYGRHSILLAVLSTGFLAFLTASFVEDSFIALTICLFIAGMLLGSTFSLGITYMADLVPTSLLPAGNLMCGMAFSLGSISGPYLGGVFIQHFKGTSFFYFISMMILFLLIGFIFHKQPKVATVKSKHS, from the coding sequence ATCCTGTTACATATAAAATTTCGATTTTGGATTCTTGTTACCATTGTCTCCATTTCTGGCTTTTCTCAAGGCATGCTTTTGCCCATCATTTCAGTTATTCTAGAGCAGGACGGGGTATCCTCTGCTCTTAACGGTCTTAATGCCACAGGTCTGTATATTGGTGTTTTACTCGCCTCTCCTTTTATGGAACGACCTTTGCAGCGATATGGTTATAAACCTCTAATCGTTGTTGGAGGTTTGTTGGTTATTTTATCTCTCTTTTCATTTATTACGTGGAAGGCATTCTGGTTTTGGTTTGCCCTACGCTTACTTATTGGCATTGGCGATCACATGCTTCATTTTGGTACACAGACGTGGATCACGGCTTTTTCAACGCAAAAAGATCGAGGACGAAATATTTCCATTTACGGACTATTTTTCGGGATTGGATTTGCTGTCGGACCTTCTGCCTCGTTTCTTCTAAAAATTAACCCGTCCCTTCCCTTCATCGTGAGTTCAGGGATTAGCTTACTCGCTTGGCTGACCGTCTTCCTATTAAAAAATGAACGTCCTCAAGGAGCTGTTGAAGCAGAAGCATTCGTTGAATCATTCAAACGATTTGGAAAAACCTTCAAATATGCATGGGTCGCTTTTTTGCCACCGCTAGGATATGGTTTTTTAGAAGCTACGTTGAATGGAAGTTTTCCCGTGTACGCCCTGCGCAACGGTTATGAAGTAAATCAAATTTCGATTTTACTTCCCGCTTTTGCATTTGGAAGTATTATTTTTCAGCTTCCACTAGGCATTCTGAGCGATAAATATGGCAGGCACTCTATTTTGTTAGCTGTGTTATCTACCGGCTTTTTGGCCTTTCTTACAGCTAGCTTTGTTGAGGATTCTTTTATTGCTTTAACCATTTGCTTGTTTATAGCTGGTATGCTTTTAGGGTCAACCTTCTCTCTAGGAATAACCTATATGGCCGATTTAGTACCTACCTCCTTACTGCCAGCCGGAAACTTGATGTGCGGTATGGCATTTAGTCTCGGTAGTATTTCAGGTCCTTATTTAGGCGGAGTATTTATTCAACATTTTAAGGGAACGAGCTTTTTTTATTTCATCAGTATGATGATTTTGTTCCTTCTTATCGGATTTATTTTTCATAAGCAACCTAAAGTTGCCACTGTAAAAAGCAAACATTCATAG
- a CDS encoding BH0509 family protein: MSRQERKNMITFIERMKGMDRNALLYMTDAEIEHIYNSAYSLSEEGRDF, from the coding sequence TTGAGCAGACAAGAGCGTAAAAACATGATTACATTTATTGAACGGATGAAAGGGATGGATCGTAATGCGTTGCTTTATATGACAGACGCTGAAATTGAACATATTTATAACAGCGCTTATTCTCTTTCAGAAGAAGGTCGCGATTTTTAA